Proteins encoded together in one Kitasatospora albolonga window:
- a CDS encoding ABC transporter permease codes for MKTTSRPAPPAVTRPSGATPPTRGARPAGRGPHGPLRRKIADQATAYAFLAGGLLCFILFSWYPAVRSVIIAFQKYTPGSDPQWVGTANFTRVFQDPEFTAAWRNTLTFTVLALVIGFAVPFVMALVLNELRHAKAFFRVVVYLPVMIPPVVSALLWKWFYDPGAGLANEVLGFLHLPTSNWTNGADTALVSLVIVATWANMGGTVLIYLAALQGIPGELYEAAELDGASLLQRIRHVTIPQTRFIILMLMLLQIIATMQVFTEPFVITGGGPENSTVTVLYLIYKYAFLYNDFGGASALSVLLLLVLSAFSALYLRLTRTD; via the coding sequence ATGAAGACCACGTCCCGCCCCGCTCCACCCGCGGTGACGCGGCCCTCCGGCGCGACGCCCCCCACCCGGGGCGCCCGCCCGGCGGGCCGCGGGCCCCACGGCCCGCTGCGCCGGAAGATCGCCGACCAGGCCACCGCCTACGCGTTCCTGGCCGGCGGTCTCCTCTGCTTCATCCTCTTCTCCTGGTACCCGGCCGTCCGGTCCGTGATCATCGCGTTCCAGAAGTACACGCCCGGCTCCGACCCCCAGTGGGTGGGCACCGCCAACTTCACCCGGGTCTTCCAGGACCCGGAGTTCACGGCGGCCTGGCGCAACACGCTCACCTTCACCGTGCTCGCCCTGGTCATCGGCTTCGCCGTCCCGTTCGTCATGGCCCTGGTCCTCAACGAACTCCGGCACGCCAAGGCGTTCTTCCGGGTCGTCGTCTACCTGCCGGTGATGATCCCCCCGGTGGTCAGCGCCCTGCTGTGGAAGTGGTTCTACGATCCCGGCGCGGGCCTCGCCAACGAGGTCCTCGGGTTCCTCCACCTGCCGACGTCGAACTGGACCAACGGCGCCGACACTGCCCTGGTCTCCCTGGTCATCGTCGCCACCTGGGCCAACATGGGCGGCACCGTCCTCATCTACCTCGCCGCGCTCCAGGGCATCCCCGGCGAGCTGTACGAAGCGGCCGAACTGGACGGCGCATCCCTCCTGCAGCGCATCCGGCACGTCACGATCCCGCAGACCCGCTTCATCATCCTGATGCTGATGCTCCTCCAGATCATCGCGACGATGCAGGTGTTCACCGAACCCTTCGTCATCACCGGAGGCGGCCCGGAGAACTCCACCGTCACCGTGCTCTACCTGATCTACAAGTACGCCTTCCTCTACAACGACTTCGGCGGCGCGTCCGCCCTCAGCGTGCTGCTCCTGCTGGTGCTCAGTGCCTTCTCCGCCCTGTATCTGCGACTCACCCGCACCGACTGA
- a CDS encoding sugar ABC transporter substrate-binding protein — MRSPVLRRTCATAVATALAVTGLAACNSEGGSAADGKTRITVNCWPQPSAKIDHQRFDEDVKTFEKQNPDIDVVAHDAFPCQDPKTFDAKLAGGQMEDVFYTYFTDTERVVSINQAADITEYVKDLKAYKDIAQPLRDAYTVDGKIYGVPRTNYSMGLLYSKALFTKAGLDPARPPATWPEVQAAAKKIAALGDGTVGFAEYSAQNQGGWHFTAHIYSQGGSVVSEDGKKATVDTPEGKAVLQNLKDMRWRDNSMGSKQLLIINDTLQMMGSGKLGMYLAAPDNVPRIVKEAGGKYEDLAFAPMPGGKGTLMGGDGYMFNKKATPDQIRAGLKWLEWTFLTPGQGFMNNYARAAADKSPVGLPEPRLFTGATDARDQELKKASANVPVENYQAFIDGGQQLDMKLEPKHGQQIYAVLDGAVSAVLTKKDADIDRLLKDAQAKIDGILTRG, encoded by the coding sequence ATGAGAAGTCCTGTTCTCCGTCGTACCTGTGCCACCGCCGTCGCCACCGCCCTGGCCGTCACCGGTCTGGCCGCCTGCAACTCCGAGGGCGGGAGCGCGGCGGACGGCAAGACGCGCATCACCGTCAACTGCTGGCCCCAGCCGAGTGCGAAGATCGACCACCAGCGGTTCGACGAGGACGTCAAGACGTTCGAGAAGCAGAACCCGGACATCGACGTCGTCGCGCATGACGCCTTCCCGTGTCAGGACCCCAAGACGTTCGACGCGAAGCTCGCGGGCGGTCAGATGGAGGACGTCTTCTACACGTACTTCACCGACACCGAACGCGTCGTCTCCATCAACCAGGCCGCCGACATCACCGAGTACGTCAAGGACCTCAAGGCGTACAAGGACATAGCCCAGCCCCTGCGCGACGCCTACACGGTCGACGGCAAGATCTACGGCGTCCCCCGCACCAACTACTCCATGGGCCTGCTCTACAGCAAGGCCCTCTTCACCAAGGCCGGTCTCGACCCGGCCAGGCCCCCGGCCACCTGGCCCGAGGTCCAGGCCGCCGCCAAGAAGATCGCGGCCCTCGGTGACGGCACTGTTGGCTTCGCCGAGTACAGCGCCCAGAACCAGGGCGGCTGGCACTTCACCGCGCACATCTACTCCCAGGGCGGCTCGGTCGTCAGCGAGGACGGCAAGAAGGCCACCGTCGACACCCCCGAGGGCAAGGCGGTCCTCCAGAACCTCAAGGACATGCGCTGGCGCGACAACTCCATGGGCAGCAAGCAGCTCCTCATCATCAACGACACCCTCCAGATGATGGGCTCCGGCAAGCTCGGCATGTACCTCGCCGCCCCCGACAACGTCCCGCGCATCGTCAAGGAGGCCGGCGGGAAGTACGAGGACCTCGCGTTCGCCCCGATGCCCGGCGGCAAGGGCACCCTCATGGGCGGCGACGGCTACATGTTCAACAAGAAGGCCACCCCCGACCAGATCAGGGCCGGGCTCAAGTGGCTGGAGTGGACCTTCCTCACCCCCGGCCAGGGCTTCATGAACAACTACGCCCGCGCCGCCGCCGACAAGTCCCCGGTCGGCCTGCCCGAGCCCCGCCTCTTCACCGGCGCCACCGACGCCAGGGACCAGGAGCTGAAGAAGGCGTCCGCCAACGTGCCGGTGGAGAACTACCAGGCGTTCATCGACGGCGGCCAGCAGCTCGACATGAAGCTGGAGCCCAAGCACGGCCAGCAGATCTACGCCGTCCTCGACGGCGCCGTCTCCGCCGTCCTCACCAAGAAGGACGCCGACATCGACCGGCTCCTCAAGGACGCCCAGGCCAAGATCGACGGAATCCTGACCCGGGGCTGA